From the Esox lucius isolate fEsoLuc1 chromosome 21, fEsoLuc1.pri, whole genome shotgun sequence genome, one window contains:
- the znf438 gene encoding zinc finger protein 438: protein MMKSLQFRSIAPKAPVAVAHSPAPILACKPPSALPESATTAVSPKSILVPAQNYALMQVAGQEGTFSLVALPPSVPPQSPQQQPQQQQQPIQQNLKLPISRYQPMRTKSTPEKVKGMLTAGTARGARTPTKVVGTTRTQRSIAGVKKKLSTLEPKEEPTDPVILIDSSASSEISGLTALLPDKAVLYSASPLEQVAVVDTTTTTAADLRSTPAQGPAPITSMLQNLHYPSGAVTTSSPAKLPPEESGGKAGYRQCQPKPGPTAQPHPHPGSSSITVLSPAIFSKAVQIIPSPPKGKLPILPYSKMKSTLIPAAKLQLNTLSPKKAFPSQPGLPGLTTAYPTDPLSKTPETAEALTQNHVPNSLLQSRPQTKTTGTLSLLGPLQVQKPPGKKRGRKRKTMEDILAFEARKKRSLSFFRRRVPEKPSPSPAISSLGSRQQQGEVDISKKYRSIRPKPHHMLLMETVPQLVSLPSLASSDSLEPELLVGHQLSAKVLQPGPPQSHSQQASPSIHPRGVSSQRVYLGNSRPLHRCPTCSRCFQFKHHLQSHMNSHTNSRPYICPVCRKAYAHSGSLSTHMKLHHSEGRPRRTLRCEFCEKAFGYVGVYFSHLREVHKVILTVEPSISQHEDDVPVEGAMSPDSGDEQAQEEREDPVELQIKCGRCQAITPTFADMKLHLLYVHGEEVQVRLRDGGAGGAPRGGREAEDELVKHAAHYWRQLNEKRNLVRCGSCDEEFFSFSKLKRHILSHHQGGAEDDGGVEGDPTGHLSRGGRGVLGHDSAFNCVLCSQVMDSKEEVMEHWRGHHNCEDTHVLWEALSSYSGEREIDIDSPPSQSPH from the exons ATGATGAAGAGTCTCCAGTTCAGAAGCATAGCTCCCAAGGCCCCAGTGGCGGTGGCTCATTCCCCGGCCCCCATCCTGGCCTGCAAGCCCCCCTCTGCTCTCCCGGAGTCGGCTACCACAGCCGTCAGCCCCAAATCCATCCTGGTGCCGGCCCAGAACTACGCCCTGATGCAGGTGGCAGGTCAGGAGGGTACCTTTTCTCTGGTGGCCCTGCCACCCTCTGTACCCCCTCAGTCTCCACAGCAACAGCCACAACAGCAGCAACAGCCAATCCAGCAGAATCTGAAGCTACCCATTTCAAGGTACCAGCCAATGAGGACCAAAAGCACCCCGGAGAAGGTCAAAGGCATGCTCACTGCAGGCACTGCCAGGGGGGCTAGAACTCCCACCAAAGTTGTCGGGACAACTCGAACACAAAGGTCGATAGCTGGGGTGAAGAAGAAGTTGTCCACGCTGGAACCAAAGGAGGAGCCAACAGATCCTGTCATACTGATCGACTCCTCTGCCTCATCTGAGATCTCAGGCCTTACAGCCCTACTCCCAGACAAAGCTGTGCTTTACTCTGCCTCTCCACTGGAGCAAGTAGCTGTGGtggacaccaccaccaccactgccGCCGACCTCCGGTCCACTCCTGCCCAAGGCCCTGCCCCCATCACCAGTATGCTGCAGAACCTTCACTACCCATCTGGTGCTGTTACTACCAGCTCACCCGCCAAACTGCCACCGGAGGAAAGTGGCGGTAAGGCTGGCTACAGGCAGTGCCAACCAAAGCCTGGACCTACAGCACAGCCCCATCCACATCCAGGGAGTAGCAGCATCACCGTCCTATCTCCAGCCATCTTTAGCAAAGCTGTCCAGATCATCCCCTCCCCACCCAAAGGCAAGTTGCCCATCCTGCCCTACTCCAAGATGAAAAGCACCCTAATACCTGCTGCCAAACTCCAGCTTAACACCCTATCCCCCAAGAAGGCTTTTCCCAGCCAGCCCGGCCTGCCTGGCCTCACCACTGCTTATCCCACTGATCCCCTGTCCAAGACCCCGGAGACTGCAGAGGCCCTCACCCAGAACCACGTGCCAAACTCCCTTCTGCAGAGCCGACCTCAGACCAAGACCACAGGCACCCTGTCACTGTTGGGACCGCTCCAGGTCCAGAAACCACCCGGCAAGAAGCGGGGACGTAAGAGGAAGACAATGGAGGACATTCTGGCTTTCGAGGCGAGAAAGAAAAGGTCCTTGTCGTTCTTTCGGAGGAGGGTCCCAGAGAAGCCTTCTCCTTCGCCCGCCATCTCTTCCCTGGGGTCCAGGCAGCAGCAGGGGGAGGTGGACATTTCCAAGAAGTACCGCAGCATCAGACCCAAGCCTCACCACATGCTCCTTATGGAGACAGTTCCTCAGTTGGTCAGCCTGCCCTCCCTTGCCTCTTCTGACAGCCTAGAGCCGGAGCTCCTTGTGGGACACCAGTTGTCCGCCAAAGTCCTGCAGCCTGGTCCTCCCCAGTCCCATTCTCAGCAAGCTTCCCCCTCGATCCACCCGAGAGGGGTGTCTTCTCAGAGGGTGTACCTAGGTAACAGCCGGCCTCTCCACCGCTGCCCAACCTGTAGCCGCTGCTTCCAGTTCAAACATCACCTGCAGAGCCATATGAATAGCCACACCAACAGCAGGCCCTACATCTGTCCGGTGTGTCGTAAGGCCTATGCCCACTCCGGCTCCCTCAGCACCCACATGAAGCTACACCATTCAGAGGGGAGACCCCGCCGGACGCTGCGCTGTGAGTTCTGTGAGAAGGCGTTTGGCTATGTGGGCGTCTACTTCAGTCACCTCAGAGAGGTGCACAAGGTGATCCTGACGGTGGAACCGTCTATCAGCCAGCATGAAGACGACGTGCCTGTAGAGGG GGCGATGTCTCCGGACTCGGGGGACGAGCAGGCCCAGGAGGAACGCGAAGACCCCGTGGAGCTTCAGATCAAGTGCGGCCGCTGTCAGGCAATCACCCCCACCTTTGCCGACATGAAGCTGCACCTGCTTTATGTGCACGGGGAAGAGGTACAGGTGCGCCTTCGGGACGGGGGGGCAGGAGGGGCCCCGCGAGGGGGTCGGGAGGCCGAGGATGAACTGGTGAAACACGCCGCGCACTACTGGCGACAGCTCAACGAGAAGAGGAACCTGGTGCGATGTGGCAGCTGCGACGAAGAGTTCTTCTCTTTCTCAAAGCTGAAGCGACACATCCTGTCCCACCACCAGGGGGGGGCGGAGGATGACGGGGGTGTGGAGGGGGACCCGACGGGACACTTGtccaggggagggagaggggtacTGGGACATGACTCAGCGTTTAACTGTGTGCTATGCAGCCAGGTTATGGACAGTAAGGAGGAGGTGATGGAGCACTGGAGGGGCCATCACAATTGCGAGGATACCCATGTACTCTGGGAGGCCCTAAGCTCCTACTCAGGGGAAAGGGAGATCGACATTGACAGCCCTCCCTCTCAAAGCCCACATTAA